One Siniperca chuatsi isolate FFG_IHB_CAS linkage group LG5, ASM2008510v1, whole genome shotgun sequence DNA window includes the following coding sequences:
- the tbx1 gene encoding T-box transcription factor TBX1 isoform X2 — protein MDDGVPLSPKANAFSIASLISAAEQAGNAAFDKQSTGLDKPDLHSHSSFKMHYSTVTREMEAFTTSSLSSLNTPGGYHLSPSPGDPYSQHESHFEPCPAAQHNYNYPGSNPGQAPPSDNGTPNCSSSSSSSTPNSKSIVKKNPKVANINVQLEMKALWDEFNQLGTEMIVTKAGRRMFPTFQVKIFGMDPMADYMLLMDFLPVDDKRYRYAFHSSSWLVAGKADPATPGRVHYHPDSPAKGAQWMKQIVSFDKLKLTNNLLDDNGHIILNSMHRYQPRFHVVYVDPRKDSEKYAEENYKTFVFEETRFTAVTAYQNHRITQLKIASNPFAKGFRDCDPEDWPRNHRPGSLPIMSAFARTRNPMSSPPQQNGTEKEDSRREYERDPSGTPIHADPAHQLMSRVLSPALPVPGGLHAVPLTSGRPSPPHDLRSDPHPLPPDTLHHHPYKYPTTYEHYLGAKTRPSPYPLPSIRGHTYHHHMNPATANMYSATSGPSNYDYGPR, from the exons ATGGACGACGGCGTTCCCCTCTCTCCAAAGGCAAATGCTTTCAGTATTGCCTCTCTGATTTCGGCTGCAGAGCAAGCAGGAAACGCAGCGTTTGACAAACAGAGCACCGGCCTGGACAAGCCAGACCTGCACAGCCACAGTTCCTTTAAAATGCACTACAGCACTGTCACCCGGGAAATGGAAG CCTTCACTACGAGCAGCCTAAGCAGCCTCAACACGCCGGGGGGCTACCACCTCTCTCCGTCCCCCGGGGACCCCTACAGCCAACATGAGTCCCACTTCGAGCCCTGCCCGGCCGCCCAGCACAACTACAACTACCCGGGGTCTAACCCGGGCCAGGCCCCACCGAGTGACAACGGGACTCCCAACTGCTCTTCGTCGTCCTCCAGCTCTACACCGAACAGCAAGTCTATAGTGAAGAAGAACCCCAAAGTGGCCAACATTAACGTCCAGCTGGAGATGAAAGCTTTATGGGACGAATTTAATCAGCTGGGCACGGAGATGATCGTTACCAAGGCTGGCAG GAGAATGTTTCCAACTTTCCAAGTGAAAATATTTGGGATGGATCCCATGGCAGACTACATGCTCCTGATGGACTTCCTGCCTGTAGACGACAAACGTTACAG GTATGCTTTCCACAGCTCATCGTGGCTGGTTGCCGGTAAAGCTGACCCAGCCACACCGGGCAGGGTGCACTACCACCCGGACTCTCCGGCCAAAGGCGCCCAGTGGATGAAGCAGATTGTCTCTTTTGATAAACTCAAACTCACCAACAACCTGCTGGATGACAACGGCCAT ATCATCCTGAACTCCATGCACCGCTACCAGCCCAGGTTTCATGTGGTTTATGTGGACCCCCGCAAGGACAGCGAGAAATATGCCGAGGAGAATTACAAAACCTTCGTTTTTGAGGAAACCCGCTTCACAGCGGTCACAGCGTACCAGAACCACCGG ATCACACAGCTGAAGATAGCCAGCAATCCCTTTGCAAAGGGCTTCAGAGACTGTGACCCAGAGGACTG GCCCAGGAATCACAGGCCAGGCTCTCTGCCAATAATGAGTGCCTTTGCCAGAACAAGAAACCCAATGTCATCTCCCCCTCAGCAGAACGGCACAGAGAAAG AGGACAGTAGGCGGGAGTACGAGCGAGACCCCAGCGGCACGCCCATACACGCCGACCCGGCTCACCAACTGATGTCCCGGGTCCTCAGCCCCGCCTTGCCTGTCCCGGGAGGCCTCCACGCCGTCCCACTCACCAGTGGCCGACCCAGCCCTCCTCACGACCTTCGGTCAGACCCCCACCCTCTACCCCCAGACACCCTGCACCACCACCCTTACAAGTACCCCACCACCTATGAACACTACCTGGGAGCCAAGACCAGGCCGTCGCCCTATCCTTTACCCAGTATCAGAGGACACACATACCACCACCACATGAACCCAGCCACAGCTAACATGTACTCAGCTACCAGTGGCCCCTCTAACTATGACTACGGGCCCAGATAA
- the tbx1 gene encoding T-box transcription factor TBX1 isoform X1 — translation MDDGVPLSPKANAFSIASLISAAEQAGNAAFDKQSTGLDKPDLHSHSSFKMHYSTVTREMEAISSPWLTQLSHFCDVAAFTTSSLSSLNTPGGYHLSPSPGDPYSQHESHFEPCPAAQHNYNYPGSNPGQAPPSDNGTPNCSSSSSSSTPNSKSIVKKNPKVANINVQLEMKALWDEFNQLGTEMIVTKAGRRMFPTFQVKIFGMDPMADYMLLMDFLPVDDKRYRYAFHSSSWLVAGKADPATPGRVHYHPDSPAKGAQWMKQIVSFDKLKLTNNLLDDNGHIILNSMHRYQPRFHVVYVDPRKDSEKYAEENYKTFVFEETRFTAVTAYQNHRITQLKIASNPFAKGFRDCDPEDWPRNHRPGSLPIMSAFARTRNPMSSPPQQNGTEKEDSRREYERDPSGTPIHADPAHQLMSRVLSPALPVPGGLHAVPLTSGRPSPPHDLRSDPHPLPPDTLHHHPYKYPTTYEHYLGAKTRPSPYPLPSIRGHTYHHHMNPATANMYSATSGPSNYDYGPR, via the exons ATGGACGACGGCGTTCCCCTCTCTCCAAAGGCAAATGCTTTCAGTATTGCCTCTCTGATTTCGGCTGCAGAGCAAGCAGGAAACGCAGCGTTTGACAAACAGAGCACCGGCCTGGACAAGCCAGACCTGCACAGCCACAGTTCCTTTAAAATGCACTACAGCACTGTCACCCGGGAAATGGAAG CCATATCCAGTCCGTGGCTGACGCAGCTGTCCCATTTTTGCGATGTTGCAGCCTTCACTACGAGCAGCCTAAGCAGCCTCAACACGCCGGGGGGCTACCACCTCTCTCCGTCCCCCGGGGACCCCTACAGCCAACATGAGTCCCACTTCGAGCCCTGCCCGGCCGCCCAGCACAACTACAACTACCCGGGGTCTAACCCGGGCCAGGCCCCACCGAGTGACAACGGGACTCCCAACTGCTCTTCGTCGTCCTCCAGCTCTACACCGAACAGCAAGTCTATAGTGAAGAAGAACCCCAAAGTGGCCAACATTAACGTCCAGCTGGAGATGAAAGCTTTATGGGACGAATTTAATCAGCTGGGCACGGAGATGATCGTTACCAAGGCTGGCAG GAGAATGTTTCCAACTTTCCAAGTGAAAATATTTGGGATGGATCCCATGGCAGACTACATGCTCCTGATGGACTTCCTGCCTGTAGACGACAAACGTTACAG GTATGCTTTCCACAGCTCATCGTGGCTGGTTGCCGGTAAAGCTGACCCAGCCACACCGGGCAGGGTGCACTACCACCCGGACTCTCCGGCCAAAGGCGCCCAGTGGATGAAGCAGATTGTCTCTTTTGATAAACTCAAACTCACCAACAACCTGCTGGATGACAACGGCCAT ATCATCCTGAACTCCATGCACCGCTACCAGCCCAGGTTTCATGTGGTTTATGTGGACCCCCGCAAGGACAGCGAGAAATATGCCGAGGAGAATTACAAAACCTTCGTTTTTGAGGAAACCCGCTTCACAGCGGTCACAGCGTACCAGAACCACCGG ATCACACAGCTGAAGATAGCCAGCAATCCCTTTGCAAAGGGCTTCAGAGACTGTGACCCAGAGGACTG GCCCAGGAATCACAGGCCAGGCTCTCTGCCAATAATGAGTGCCTTTGCCAGAACAAGAAACCCAATGTCATCTCCCCCTCAGCAGAACGGCACAGAGAAAG AGGACAGTAGGCGGGAGTACGAGCGAGACCCCAGCGGCACGCCCATACACGCCGACCCGGCTCACCAACTGATGTCCCGGGTCCTCAGCCCCGCCTTGCCTGTCCCGGGAGGCCTCCACGCCGTCCCACTCACCAGTGGCCGACCCAGCCCTCCTCACGACCTTCGGTCAGACCCCCACCCTCTACCCCCAGACACCCTGCACCACCACCCTTACAAGTACCCCACCACCTATGAACACTACCTGGGAGCCAAGACCAGGCCGTCGCCCTATCCTTTACCCAGTATCAGAGGACACACATACCACCACCACATGAACCCAGCCACAGCTAACATGTACTCAGCTACCAGTGGCCCCTCTAACTATGACTACGGGCCCAGATAA